A DNA window from Mucilaginibacter xinganensis contains the following coding sequences:
- a CDS encoding aldo/keto reductase, with translation MKYKLLGRSGLKVSELCLGTMGFGTEAGWGADKDTSFKIMDTFAEAGGNFIDTANIYKLGTSEKIIGEYISNHDRDYFVLATKYTLKDNITNPNASGNNRKNMMRSVEESLKRLKMDFIDLLYLHIWDDITPIDEVLRAMDDLVKQGKVNYVAISDTPAWVVAQGNTLAELMGWSRFVALQVEYSLLARTPERELIPMAKHFGITVTPWAPLAGGALTGKYLRGEQGRIKPESVRLNDHSAEITRAVVTIADEIGISASNVALKWTTQQGFSSIPIVGATKVEQLADNLKTVDVELTAEHLKRLDEVSAIKLGFPGDFFREDAVRINSFGGFFEKVEKRA, from the coding sequence ATGAAATATAAATTATTGGGCCGTTCAGGCCTTAAAGTTTCGGAACTGTGCCTTGGAACTATGGGTTTTGGCACCGAGGCAGGATGGGGCGCTGATAAGGATACCAGCTTTAAAATTATGGATACATTTGCAGAAGCTGGTGGTAATTTTATAGATACGGCCAATATATACAAGCTGGGCACCAGCGAAAAGATAATTGGCGAATATATCAGCAACCACGACCGTGATTACTTTGTGCTGGCTACCAAATATACTTTAAAAGATAACATCACCAATCCCAACGCATCAGGTAACAACCGCAAAAACATGATGCGCAGCGTTGAGGAAAGCCTGAAGCGCCTTAAAATGGATTTTATTGACTTGTTGTACCTGCACATATGGGATGATATTACCCCTATAGATGAAGTGTTGCGCGCGATGGATGACCTGGTTAAACAAGGGAAAGTAAATTATGTGGCTATCAGCGACACGCCGGCATGGGTTGTTGCGCAGGGAAACACGCTTGCCGAACTGATGGGCTGGAGCCGGTTTGTAGCCCTGCAGGTTGAATATAGCCTGCTTGCCCGCACACCTGAGCGTGAACTTATCCCGATGGCCAAACACTTTGGCATTACCGTTACTCCATGGGCGCCTTTGGCGGGCGGTGCCTTAACCGGCAAATACCTGCGCGGCGAACAGGGTCGCATCAAGCCTGAAAGTGTAAGGCTAAACGATCACAGTGCTGAAATTACCAGGGCTGTAGTAACCATTGCTGACGAGATCGGTATTTCGGCCAGTAATGTGGCTTTAAAATGGACTACTCAACAGGGATTTTCATCTATCCCGATTGTTGGGGCTACTAAAGTTGAACAACTGGCAGATAACCTTAAAACCGTGGATGTTGAATTAACCGCTGAACATTTAAAAAGACTGGACGAAGTAAGCGCCATTAAACTCGGCTTTCCGGGAGATTTTTTCAGAGAAGATGCTGTGCGGATAAATTCCTTTGGAGGTTTTTTTGAGAAGGTGGAAAAAAGGGCCTGA
- a CDS encoding acyl-ACP desaturase gives MKFFEEKRREVMMHIERFMLEKKDEYLKPVDTIWQPSDFLPDSSRDTFFSEIKELQESAAGLSYDLIAVLIGDTITEEALPTYESWLTMVEGVSRDEAGGWMQWTRHWTGEENRHGDLLNKYLYLSGRVNMRMMEVSTQYLISDGFDIGTGHDPYRNFIYTSFQELATNVSHRRVASQAKKHGDTLLSKMCGVIASDEARHARAYKYFIEKIFEVDPNEAMLAFEDMMRKKIVMPAHFLREVGLKIGQTFGHFTDAAQRLGIYTAVDYVDILKELIEDWHIESRVDLNESGEKARDYIMNLPVRLLRVAERMKNPGLEYKFSWING, from the coding sequence ATGAAATTTTTTGAAGAAAAGCGGCGCGAAGTGATGATGCATATTGAAAGGTTCATGCTTGAAAAAAAGGATGAATACTTAAAGCCCGTTGATACGATTTGGCAACCTTCTGATTTTTTGCCTGATTCGTCGCGCGATACTTTTTTCAGTGAAATTAAAGAACTCCAGGAAAGTGCCGCAGGCTTATCATACGATCTGATAGCCGTTTTAATAGGTGATACTATTACTGAAGAGGCATTGCCAACTTATGAGTCATGGTTAACCATGGTTGAAGGGGTATCTCGCGATGAAGCTGGTGGCTGGATGCAGTGGACCCGTCATTGGACCGGCGAAGAAAACCGCCACGGCGATTTGCTGAACAAATACCTTTATCTTTCTGGCCGCGTAAATATGCGGATGATGGAAGTATCAACCCAATACTTAATTTCTGATGGCTTTGATATCGGTACAGGGCACGATCCTTACCGCAACTTTATATACACATCATTCCAGGAACTGGCTACCAACGTTTCGCACCGTCGGGTTGCATCGCAGGCTAAGAAGCATGGCGATACGCTGCTGTCAAAAATGTGCGGTGTAATAGCCAGTGATGAGGCACGCCATGCCCGCGCTTATAAATACTTTATTGAAAAGATTTTTGAAGTTGATCCGAACGAAGCTATGCTGGCGTTTGAGGATATGATGCGCAAAAAGATTGTAATGCCGGCTCATTTTTTACGGGAGGTTGGTTTAAAAATCGGGCAAACCTTTGGTCACTTCACCGATGCTGCTCAACGCCTTGGCATTTATACCGCTGTTGACTACGTTGATATATTAAAAGAACTGATTGAAGACTGGCATATTGAAAGCCGGGTTGACTTAAATGAGTCAGGCGAAAAAGCCCGCGATTATATCATGAACCTGCCTGTACGTTTATTGCGTGTTGCCGAAAGGATGAAAAACCCGGGGCTTGAATATAAGTTCAGCTGGATAAACGGTTGA
- a CDS encoding glycoside hydrolase family 5 protein: protein MLITNFSVFIAKSNPTPPISRLLAFKRAKSLDNGISISWYEQTWNKEVLAKTPLKPADFVLLKQLGFKSLRLPVAFSHFEAQQIPVEQLFTHIDKFVKQCSFYGFKVIIDNHGGSLNDSNFSAETQKLINLWTKLTKRYLHVNHDVLFFELYNEPPHMNPQIWKDAAYNIVTAIRKVDKERTLIIGASNYNSIYELSRFVRLADENVVYTFHFYEPFLFTHQGAEWVGDQESTVEVPFPYNTETFPPINPKAKNTDGEKNYNKYKFDGNEQSVRDKLQIVKAWSNKYYVPILCGEYGVYNKYADQHSRCLYIKTVRLTLNALDIPGMIWDYNSNFSIFNGRPSLNTLPDCMKDAIGYNMKK, encoded by the coding sequence ATGTTAATTACTAACTTCAGTGTCTTTATAGCAAAAAGTAATCCAACCCCTCCAATTTCCCGGTTATTGGCTTTTAAACGGGCTAAAAGCCTGGATAACGGAATCTCTATATCCTGGTATGAACAAACTTGGAATAAAGAGGTTTTAGCTAAAACGCCCTTAAAACCTGCCGATTTTGTTCTTTTAAAACAACTCGGTTTTAAAAGTCTCAGGCTCCCGGTTGCTTTTTCCCACTTTGAAGCGCAACAGATACCGGTTGAGCAATTATTTACCCACATTGATAAATTTGTTAAACAGTGCAGCTTTTACGGCTTCAAGGTAATAATTGATAACCACGGCGGTAGTTTGAACGACTCAAATTTCAGTGCAGAAACCCAAAAGCTTATCAATTTGTGGACTAAACTCACCAAACGATACCTGCACGTCAATCATGATGTCCTGTTTTTTGAGCTTTATAACGAACCCCCGCACATGAATCCCCAGATTTGGAAGGACGCTGCCTACAACATTGTTACCGCAATCAGAAAGGTTGATAAAGAACGTACACTCATCATAGGCGCTTCAAATTATAACAGCATTTATGAATTGAGCCGTTTTGTACGGCTTGCCGATGAAAATGTTGTGTACACCTTTCATTTTTATGAGCCTTTTTTATTTACACACCAGGGCGCGGAATGGGTTGGGGACCAGGAATCAACCGTAGAAGTGCCTTTTCCTTATAATACGGAAACGTTTCCCCCAATCAATCCAAAAGCAAAAAACACCGATGGTGAGAAAAATTACAACAAATATAAGTTTGATGGCAACGAACAGTCGGTGCGGGATAAACTGCAAATTGTTAAGGCCTGGTCTAACAAATATTACGTGCCCATCCTTTGCGGCGAGTATGGTGTGTACAATAAATATGCAGACCAGCATAGCAGGTGCCTTTATATAAAAACAGTACGGCTTACGTTAAATGCGCTGGATATACCCGGTATGATTTGGGATTATAATAGCAACTTTTCTATTTTTAACGGGCGGCCGTCACTTAACACGCTGCCCGACTGCATGAAAGATGCGATAGGGTACAACATGAAAAAATGA
- a CDS encoding sensor histidine kinase, with amino-acid sequence MLVQLTKEELLKEISKKAWYQTNNIIWMILFIYPLFSIVDFIFASSVWLQFFIVRIITDLIILALYSLFQRKNYNFRYLLHISLFIISITSALLCNIVDIQQLNVYYLLYGAIFLFFNLMVFWEPFNSVLQALIAMLLLAVFFELFSQYTLDLVISNGGQFFFVIALISCFVPGARYKIIQRDVRSQLLINKSNEQLKGQNRDIAEKNNIIDAQYEQLRKLDNQKNNFINIAGHDLKNLTGSIIMSNNMLKDEEYRLSADQVELIGYISESADKMQYLLNKLMDVKEIESPEMRFKLEVFNINAEVQHVFKGLTETAQMKNIHLIDNIQKSPINVNLDRVFAGQVFQNLLSNAIKFSQTNNNIRVVTSLQRQKFVFEIIDEGIPIGEEELSAMFNKLTALSEASEHAENRLGLGLSIAKLMTQEMGGELSYRSDDHGNYFKVEFYVIN; translated from the coding sequence ATGCTTGTTCAATTAACAAAAGAAGAACTTTTAAAAGAAATCTCAAAAAAGGCTTGGTATCAGACGAATAATATCATTTGGATGATATTATTCATTTATCCCCTTTTTAGTATTGTTGATTTTATTTTTGCCAGCAGTGTCTGGTTGCAGTTCTTCATTGTTCGTATAATTACAGACCTTATTATACTGGCACTTTACAGCCTATTTCAACGTAAAAACTACAATTTCAGGTATTTATTACATATTTCGCTATTTATTATATCTATAACATCAGCACTATTGTGTAATATAGTTGATATCCAACAGTTAAACGTCTATTATTTATTATACGGCGCCATATTCCTGTTCTTTAACCTGATGGTATTTTGGGAGCCGTTTAATTCGGTTTTACAAGCATTGATAGCGATGCTGTTGCTGGCTGTATTTTTTGAACTGTTCAGCCAGTACACGCTTGATCTTGTCATTAGTAACGGCGGCCAATTCTTTTTTGTTATTGCATTGATCTCCTGCTTCGTGCCGGGTGCCCGTTACAAGATAATTCAGCGGGATGTACGTTCGCAATTACTCATCAATAAATCAAACGAACAACTTAAAGGCCAAAACCGCGACATCGCCGAAAAAAACAACATTATTGATGCGCAATACGAGCAGCTGCGCAAGCTTGACAATCAGAAAAACAACTTTATAAATATTGCAGGGCACGATCTGAAGAACTTAACAGGCTCCATCATTATGAGTAATAATATGCTTAAAGATGAAGAATACCGTCTGAGTGCCGACCAGGTAGAGCTAATAGGTTATATTTCAGAATCAGCAGATAAAATGCAATACCTGTTGAACAAACTAATGGATGTGAAGGAGATTGAGTCGCCGGAGATGCGATTTAAACTGGAGGTATTTAACATCAATGCAGAAGTTCAGCATGTATTTAAGGGATTAACAGAAACTGCACAGATGAAGAACATTCATTTGATAGACAACATTCAAAAATCGCCGATAAATGTTAATCTTGACCGCGTTTTCGCCGGGCAAGTATTCCAAAACCTGTTATCAAATGCCATTAAATTTTCACAAACCAACAACAATATAAGGGTTGTAACCAGCTTACAGCGCCAAAAGTTTGTTTTTGAAATAATTGATGAAGGCATTCCAATTGGCGAAGAAGAACTATCCGCAATGTTTAATAAGTTAACTGCCTTAAGCGAGGCATCTGAACATGCAGAAAACCGTTTAGGGCTGGGGCTTTCTATAGCGAAACTAATGACCCAGGAAATGGGCGGCGAACTATCTTACCGTAGTGATGACCACGGAAATTATTTTAAAGTTGAATTTTACGTTATAAATTAA
- a CDS encoding cellulose biosynthesis cyclic di-GMP-binding regulatory protein BcsB, translating to MKKFFTLLALVFLLSKASLAQSIVSFKSLGHSDDAIYGMSGASSIYVKISPAVEINGSKLVLYFEPSQALLKEHSFINIIINNKPAYSAHLTKDSVQKVSLNLSREDISPDKFLKIQIKTLLTISDDICKDLDNPGMWLKVKDYSYLSLIKNTKTGLNDVNISNCFDSKRAIVYPSDPSLKDLKAVAWAYARLKRTSNKKISVFEAGQLPDSIKNYVQVGTMQRLPDDKRSLIKVSPQSNEGIFYLAKSMSTATDTITQMVNERGTMVAHKTVATTAVPSEILFVSGGDDAGYEKAITALGNINILNSTFGDYLLIDHAQNDYFKNIDENRSKLSLKQIGGTSDFLSGIGSLKSAFSFKNSDFNFTPKEVEIRFIGNYSGLNPGDRGYFNIYLNGLLISSEKLDASGKLNTSVTINRYQHHKYNTLETEFRFFPTNGLCKNSFLNFFGEIDVDKSYLESKNPFISSELSFYQYPEAFNTGTTRIVVSKDYAKYAAGAIGEIIYELNNNINSNNFPEFSYSTDIPAGDLKKYNIIALLSKDDALLKQFPDAPIQFNQNFRLYNTENNKVVYSLSDTTSNGLAQIFYGRSNNATLVLTATGTHISEAFLAASRSITEQLSTLSSNVCVTDVNSNKYLFNINKTSENLEYIDTKSAITKFWETYNLYILLGILVLILLSFLFVRSRVQRSQELYND from the coding sequence ATGAAGAAGTTTTTTACCTTATTAGCCCTTGTATTTCTTTTAAGTAAGGCATCATTGGCGCAGAGTATTGTGTCCTTTAAATCATTAGGGCACAGTGACGACGCCATTTACGGAATGAGCGGCGCCAGTTCTATTTATGTTAAGATTTCGCCCGCCGTAGAAATAAACGGCAGCAAGCTGGTATTGTATTTTGAGCCCTCGCAGGCCTTGTTAAAGGAACATTCCTTTATAAATATAATTATCAATAATAAACCCGCTTACAGTGCCCATCTCACAAAAGACAGTGTTCAGAAAGTTTCACTTAATTTAAGCCGTGAAGACATTTCGCCTGATAAGTTTCTGAAGATACAAATCAAAACGCTGCTAACTATTAGCGACGACATTTGTAAGGACCTTGACAACCCGGGCATGTGGCTTAAGGTAAAAGATTATTCATACCTGTCATTAATTAAAAACACAAAAACTGGTTTAAATGATGTTAATATCAGTAATTGTTTTGATTCAAAAAGAGCTATTGTTTACCCTTCAGATCCAAGTTTAAAAGATTTAAAAGCTGTGGCGTGGGCTTATGCAAGGCTTAAAAGAACCTCCAATAAAAAAATAAGTGTTTTTGAAGCCGGCCAGTTGCCTGACAGTATTAAAAACTATGTACAGGTTGGTACCATGCAACGGCTCCCTGACGACAAACGTTCGCTGATCAAAGTATCGCCTCAATCAAACGAGGGCATATTTTACCTGGCGAAGTCAATGTCCACTGCAACAGACACCATAACCCAGATGGTTAATGAACGAGGTACTATGGTAGCACATAAAACTGTTGCTACAACAGCTGTTCCATCTGAAATATTATTTGTAAGCGGTGGTGATGATGCAGGTTACGAAAAAGCGATTACCGCTTTGGGTAATATCAATATCCTGAATTCAACTTTCGGTGACTACCTGCTGATTGATCACGCTCAGAACGATTACTTTAAAAATATTGACGAAAACCGTTCAAAACTTTCGCTCAAACAAATTGGCGGTACCAGCGATTTCCTTTCAGGTATCGGCTCGTTAAAAAGCGCTTTTTCCTTTAAAAACAGCGATTTTAACTTTACACCTAAAGAAGTTGAGATCAGGTTTATAGGTAACTATAGCGGATTAAACCCTGGTGACAGGGGGTACTTTAACATTTACCTTAATGGCTTGCTAATCAGCAGTGAAAAACTTGACGCATCTGGTAAATTAAACACCTCGGTAACTATTAACCGGTATCAGCACCACAAATACAATACGCTTGAAACTGAATTCCGTTTTTTCCCAACTAACGGGTTGTGTAAAAACAGCTTCCTTAATTTCTTTGGCGAGATTGATGTGGATAAATCATACCTTGAGTCAAAAAATCCTTTTATATCAAGCGAACTCAGCTTTTATCAATATCCTGAGGCATTTAACACAGGTACTACCCGCATAGTTGTATCAAAAGACTACGCAAAATATGCTGCAGGTGCCATTGGTGAAATTATTTACGAACTGAATAACAACATTAACTCAAATAACTTCCCTGAATTTTCATATTCAACAGACATTCCGGCAGGTGACCTTAAGAAATACAACATCATAGCCTTATTAAGCAAGGATGATGCTTTATTGAAACAATTTCCTGATGCACCTATTCAGTTTAATCAAAACTTCCGGTTATATAACACCGAAAATAACAAGGTAGTTTATTCATTATCTGACACCACATCAAACGGCCTTGCCCAGATATTTTACGGGCGCAGCAATAATGCAACACTGGTGCTTACCGCAACCGGCACACATATTTCGGAAGCATTTTTGGCAGCGTCACGCTCCATTACCGAACAGCTTTCAACGCTGTCAAGTAATGTTTGCGTAACCGATGTTAACTCAAATAAATACCTGTTCAACATTAACAAAACGAGCGAAAACCTTGAATATATTGATACCAAGAGCGCTATCACCAAATTTTGGGAAACTTATAATCTGTATATCTTACTTGGTATATTGGTGTTGATCCTGCTGTCATTCCTATTTGTTCGTTCAAGAGTTCAAAGATCACAGGAATTATATAACGACTAA
- a CDS encoding glycosyltransferase family 2 protein, whose protein sequence is MSIPELLVNDGFISWQDREKINDLSAKTGLSFVKIALNYGYISRKNYDRSLTNAGYVFQQIRDLPFDPEVLSKIELKFADQHAALPLRIENGRVVTIMADPSNQLFLDFIRFTYDCEVEIILASDLDITWLSHKLIGDKYVKSAVFELLNRDPDSSAFITFSSGQLAFLFIMLGLVTIGLVVSFKNTSIIINMIISTFFLVAILFKLFLALTGSRFELHQAVTRDDLRQIVDDELPIYTILLPVYKEDKLIKKLIWNLQALDYPREKLDIKLLIEEDDDKTLNAVRNLDFPAIFEVVVVPFHMPKTKPKACNYGLHFSRGKYLTIYDAEDIPDTDQLKKVVSMFSKLPSNYICIQSALNYFNRNENFLTRMFTLEYSYWFDYMLPGLDTLDIPIPLGGTSNHFKLDRLVELGAWDPFNVTEDADLGLRAYAKGYKIAVVNSTTYEEANNEPFNWIRQRSRWIKGYMQTYLVHMRNPVALWKKLGWKGFLGFNFFIGATPLTFLVYPFLLAIFICYLVFDLSTIRTFFPDWILFMSIFNLMVGNILMIYINMMAVFKRRYYELILFSIANPVYWLMHSIAAFKGLYQLIVKPFYWEKTEHGLSKVNSPTNVVK, encoded by the coding sequence ATGTCAATTCCTGAACTTTTGGTTAATGATGGTTTTATATCTTGGCAAGATCGGGAAAAGATTAATGATTTATCCGCTAAAACCGGGTTGTCATTTGTAAAAATAGCCCTCAATTACGGATACATCTCCCGAAAAAATTACGACCGCTCCTTAACAAATGCAGGTTATGTATTTCAGCAGATAAGGGATCTGCCTTTTGACCCCGAAGTATTAAGTAAAATTGAATTAAAGTTTGCCGATCAGCATGCTGCACTGCCTTTACGCATAGAGAACGGCAGGGTTGTAACTATAATGGCTGATCCCTCAAACCAACTATTCCTTGATTTCATCAGGTTTACTTACGATTGTGAGGTGGAGATCATTCTAGCATCTGATCTGGATATCACCTGGCTGAGTCACAAGCTCATCGGCGATAAATATGTTAAATCGGCTGTATTTGAGCTTTTAAACCGTGATCCGGACAGCTCAGCATTTATAACATTTTCTTCTGGCCAGCTGGCCTTCCTTTTTATCATGTTGGGTTTGGTTACCATCGGGCTGGTGGTTAGTTTCAAAAACACCTCTATCATCATCAACATGATCATCAGCACGTTCTTTTTGGTGGCGATCTTGTTTAAGTTGTTCTTGGCACTCACCGGATCGCGATTTGAGCTGCACCAGGCAGTAACGCGTGATGACTTGCGGCAAATTGTTGATGATGAGTTACCTATTTATACTATTTTGCTGCCGGTTTACAAGGAGGATAAACTAATAAAAAAACTGATCTGGAACTTACAGGCACTTGATTATCCCCGCGAAAAGCTCGACATAAAATTGCTGATTGAAGAGGATGACGACAAAACACTTAACGCTGTGCGGAACCTTGACTTCCCGGCTATCTTTGAGGTAGTTGTGGTACCGTTCCACATGCCAAAAACAAAACCAAAAGCTTGTAATTATGGGCTCCACTTCTCGCGCGGTAAATATTTGACCATTTATGATGCGGAAGACATCCCGGATACCGACCAGTTAAAGAAAGTGGTATCCATGTTTAGTAAGCTGCCGTCAAACTACATCTGTATCCAAAGCGCACTGAACTACTTTAACCGTAATGAGAATTTCCTTACGCGGATGTTTACGCTGGAGTATTCTTACTGGTTTGATTACATGCTGCCAGGTTTGGACACACTGGATATTCCAATTCCATTGGGTGGAACCAGTAACCACTTTAAGCTGGACAGGCTGGTTGAACTTGGTGCCTGGGATCCGTTTAACGTAACCGAGGATGCCGATCTGGGTCTGAGGGCCTATGCCAAAGGCTATAAAATTGCTGTGGTAAACTCAACTACCTACGAAGAAGCAAATAACGAACCGTTTAACTGGATCCGCCAGCGCTCGCGTTGGATCAAAGGTTATATGCAAACTTACCTGGTGCACATGCGCAACCCTGTGGCGTTATGGAAAAAACTGGGCTGGAAAGGTTTCCTTGGCTTTAACTTCTTTATTGGAGCTACCCCTCTAACCTTTTTGGTATATCCGTTTCTGCTGGCTATTTTCATTTGCTACCTGGTATTTGACCTTTCCACTATCCGTACATTTTTCCCGGACTGGATCCTGTTTATGTCGATATTTAACCTAATGGTAGGTAACATATTAATGATATATATTAACATGATGGCCGTATTTAAACGGCGCTATTACGAACTGATCCTATTTTCAATCGCCAACCCGGTGTATTGGTTAATGCACTCCATTGCGGCCTTTAAAGGTCTATATCAGCTAATAGTGAAACCCTTTTACTGGGAGAAAACTGAACACGGACTTAGTAAAGTTAACAGTCCAACAAACGTTGTTAAATGA
- a CDS encoding lmo0937 family membrane protein, translated as MRSLIYIIVVILVISWLLGGFAFHVGGDAIHLIIVIAVILLLLNVFNGGGRSERGRWY; from the coding sequence ATGAGAAGTTTAATTTATATTATCGTTGTTATCCTGGTAATCAGCTGGCTGCTTGGCGGCTTTGCCTTTCACGTTGGAGGAGATGCTATTCATTTGATCATTGTTATAGCAGTAATCCTGTTACTGTTAAATGTATTTAACGGTGGTGGCAGATCAGAAAGAGGCCGCTGGTATTAA